From a single Nematostella vectensis chromosome 3, jaNemVect1.1, whole genome shotgun sequence genomic region:
- the LOC5511250 gene encoding rho guanine nucleotide exchange factor 26 isoform X5, protein MCDSTDGASSDGGVKSITLPTPRPKPRPPAKPLILPKSSTISTKPPIKPKPAVRRVPPPAPKKAPEDATSPKRNEAAPPPVNEVPPPRPVKPRHLQQEEVLSSNVEVQNESNNGVLPCSGPISQPGEQENHSQSVDCNDNEDHVDDIYDDVESVIPDENDTKESLDIKQQPQINMSSKSIPTAKPKHPPPKKPPPQLTKPSTSSKPPLPSKPPPALPNTVKQDTPHNSEDLKASNESPCDATSTLESPGPSPRLRVKSDSARDDMVDSAVSQRREKKRIATRRQLPASMTVGEPTKSDTRNRRPPPPPPTEAEESISRGSLPAPPVPQKGLPRSGSAHGSSSNEGVNVMSKSHSTEDFRRSAEEQAMYSYAYEHAFLPPLAPSSGPTPSPPPTKPQEDPTLYTEPCANAVAGFMEELKNKPQEATYEVPADESVAEFVESLATNKPKSKTESMYEVPAEESVNGFVESIAAKGRERSADNNKAGGNQDAAEYIGSNRCSDEVDDGASSSSYDSEHDYEMPPEEDHHPPELAGIAKKTRGSYDITQPAQDSAEENDYLEVVGHEDFAEHHEETSRGFETPSDDSDDSGDDYEEPLYQVYAARTLERDRTLSRDGMTTNAPDMSLEELTQGTLRNMRMLWCELPEVMKSGVLETIDPTERKRQEAMFEVITSEASYLKSLNILGSHFMDSPELQADTAQSVVEKSQQRVLFGNVKGVLEASEKFLTALRQRQRKSYVISTISDIIEEHATQYFDIYIKYCSHQVYQDRILKELGKNPRFVEAVRRLEQCSTAQCLSFQSFLVLPMQRITRLPLLVDAICHRCEEGSDEFVRTDKALKSINKVVHDCNEGARKMERMEELIALQPLIEFAVKPVALVSSNRWLLRRGEVLLVTEEFKSPLRKKIKTKPVYMFLFNDLLLMCKKKSDIKYRVLDYANRNMTKVEVANEPSIQMKYLLSLILLENSNGKTKDFLICAESETDKTRWLDAFSPPKAEHEGERVYGAWDCPQVQAIHNYTPQQPDELALHEGDVINVLRKLPDGWYHGERLCDGVQGWFPANHTENIRNEHIRARNLLQRYRLLAASKHLISATMTMKAAAKSNKSVKGIL, encoded by the exons ATGTGTGACAGCACAGATGGAGCTAGTTCTGATGGAGGGGTTAAGTCGATCACGCTTCCTACCCCTCGCCCTAAGCCACGCCCTCCAGCCAAGCCTTTAATCCTGCCGAAATCTTCCACCATTAGTACCAAGCCGCCAATCAAACCTAAGCCTGCTGTGAGAAGGGTTCCTCCACCCGCACCCAAGAAAGCACCTGAGGATGCCACAAGTCCGAAGAGAAATGAAGCAGCACCACCCCCTGTCAATGAGGTGCCACCACCACGCCCTGTTAAGCCGAGGCACTTGCAGCAAGAAGAAGTGCTGTCGAGCAATGTTGAAGTGCAAAATGAATCAAATAATGGAGTCCTCCCTTGCTCTGGGCCTATAAGTCAACCAGGAGAGCAAGAAAACCATTCACAATCAGTGgattgtaatgataatgaaGATCATGTTGATGAtatttatgatgatgttgaGTCTGTTATTCCTGATGAAAATGATACTAAAGAGAGTTTAGATATAAA GCAGCAGCCACAAATAAATATGTCTTCAAAGTCAATACCTACTGCTAAACCAAAACATCCTCCTCCAAAGAAACCACCACCTCAACTTACAAAGCCATCAACATCTTCCAAACCCCCCTTACCTTCCAAACCTCCACCAGCTTTACCAAACACTGTGAAACAAGATACTCCTCATAACTCTGAAGATTTAAAGGCTAGTAATGAGTCACCGTGTGATGCAACAAGTACTCTAGAGTCTCCAGGGCCATCACCACGTTTACGCGTCAAGTCAGACAGTGCAAGGGATGACATGGTGGATAGTGCAGTATCACAAAGGAGAG AGAAAAAACGAATAGCGACCAGACGCCAGCTGCCTGCCTCCATGACCGTAGGAGAACCCACCAAATCAGATACTCGAAACCGtcgccccccaccccctccccccacagaAGCAGAGGAGAGCATCTCAAGGGGATCCCTCCCAGCACCGCCTGTCCCTCAGAAAGGCCTTCCAAGGTCAGGGTCAGCTCATGGCAGCAGCTCCAATGAAGGTGTCAATGTCATGTCTAAGTCACACTCTACGGAGGATTTCCGCAGAAGTGCCGAAG AGCAAGCAATGTATTCGTACGCCTATGAGCACGCCTTCCTTCCTCCTCTAGCCCCCTCCTCGGGTCCCACCCCTTCTCCACCACCCACCAAGCCTCAGGAAGACCCCACCCTGTACACAGAACCCTGTGCTAATGCTGTGGCTGGCTTTATGGAGGAGCTGAAGAATAAACCACAGGAGGCGACTTATGAGGTACCAGCTGACGAATCTGTGGCGGAATTTGTGGAATCTTTAGCTACAAATAAGCCAAAAAGCAAGACAGAGTCCATGTATGAAGTCCCAGCGGAGGAATCTGTTAATGGCTTTGTGGAGTCGATTGCTGCAAAAGGCAGAGAAAGAAGTGCTG ACAACAACAAGGCTGGTGGCAACCAAGATGCCGCAGAGTACATCGGCAGCAACAGATGTAGTGATGAAGTTGACGATG GTGCATCCTCCTCTTCATACGACTCAGAACATGACTACGAGATGCCTCCGGAGGAGGACCACCACCCCCCTGAATTAGCTGGTATTGCTAAGAAAACCAGGGGGAGTTATGACATTACACAGCCTGCGCAGGATTCTGCTGAGGAGAACGACTATCTAGAGGTAGTGGGCCACGAG GATTTCGCGGAACACCACGAGGAAACATCTAGAGGCTTTGAAACCCCTTCAG ATGATAGCGATGATAGCGGTGATGATTATGAAG AGCCACTGTACCAAGTTTATGCTGCGCGTACGCTAGAGAGAGACAGAACGCTAAGTCGCGATGGCATGACGACAAACGCCCCAGACATGTCACTAGAGGAGCTGACTCAAGGGACACTAAGGAACATGCGCATGCTCTGGTGCGAATTACCAGAG GTTATGAAGTCAGGAGTGTTGGAGACTATCGACCCGACGGAACGCAAACGGCAAGAG GCAATGTTTGAGGTGATCACTTCAGAGGCATCCTACCTCAAGAGCCTCAACATACTGGGGTCCCACTTCATGGATTCACCAGAACTTCAGGCCGATACCGCTCAGTCGGTAGTAGAGAAAAGCCAGCAAAGAGTGCTATTTGGCAACGTCAAGGGCGTTCTGGAAGCTAGCGAAAA ATTTCTCACTGCATTACGCCAGCGTCAAAGAAAGTCATACGTCATATCAACAATTAGTGACATCATTGAGGAACAT GCTACGCAGTATTTTGACATCTACATCAAGTACTGCTCTCATCAGGTCTACCAAGACAGAATATTAAAAGAACTAGG GAAAAACCCACGCTTTGTTGAGGCCGTCAGACGGCTCGAACAGTGTTCCACTGCACAGTGCTTATCTTTTCAATCATTCCTGGTGCTTCCTATGCAGAGAATCACCCGGTTACCACTACTTGTCGAT GCAATATGCCACCGCTGTGAGGAAGGAAGTGACGAATTCGTCAGAACGGACAAAGCGTTGAAATCTATCAATAAG GTGGTACACGATTGCAACGAGGGTGCTCGCAAGATGGAGAGAATGGAAGAACTGATTGCGCTTCAACCCTTGATAGAATTCGCCGTCAAG CCCGTGGCACTCGTGTCATCCAATCGCTGGCTACTGCGTCGAGGTGAAGTCCTACTTGTTACCGAGGAGTTTAAGAGCCCTTTGAGGAAGAAAATCAAGACGAAGCCAGTCTACATGTTCCTGTTTAACGATTTGCTACTTATGTGCAAAAAGAAAAG TGATATCAAATATCGCGTTCTTGACTACGCAAACCGAAATATGACCAAGGTGGAAGTAGCTAACGAGCCGTCCATCCAGATGAAATACCTGCTTTCACTCATTCTCCTGGAGAACTCTAACGGAAAAACCAAGGACTTCCTCATATGTGCAGAAAGCGA GACGGATAAAACTCGATGGCTCGACGCGTTTAGTCCACCCAAAGCCGAACACGAGGGAGAGAGAGTCTATGGAGCATGGG ATTGCCCACAAGTGCAGGCCATTCACAACTACACACCACAGCAGCCCGACGAACTGGCCTTGCACGagggtgacgtcatcaacgtACTTAGAAAGCTCCCGGATG GCTGGTACCATGGCGAGAGATTGTGTGACGGCGTTCAGGGATGGTTTCCCGCCAATCACACCGAGAACATTCGCAACGAACACATACGAGCCCGCAATCTCCTCCAGCGGTATCGCCTGCTAGCCGCCTCCAAACATCTGATTAGCGCCACCATGACAATGAAGGCTGCCGCGAAATCGAACAAGTCAGTCAAAGGCATCCTATAG
- the LOC5511250 gene encoding rho guanine nucleotide exchange factor 26 isoform X2, whose product MCDSTDGASSDGGVKSITLPTPRPKPRPPAKPLILPKSSTISTKPPIKPKPAVRRVPPPAPKKAPEDATSPKRNEAAPPPVNEVPPPRPVKPRHLQQEEVLSSNVEVQNESNNGVLPCSGPISQPGEQENHSQSVDCNDNEDHVDDIYDDVESVIPDENDTKESLDIKQQPQINMSSKSIPTAKPKHPPPKKPPPQLTKPSTSSKPPLPSKPPPALPNTVKQDTPHNSEDLKASNESPCDATSTLESPGPSPRLRVKSDSARDDMVDSAVSQRRGKKKPDLPAKPKIIIPKQASMDLRCRTVTSSTAIDITDTMKKKRLKPPVPPPPYTPKQSKASVLARRVLFESNTNHRIFEKRFSLPNLSSPRSKSINIGVLEFPCPGMSNPSYSMEEDDGWLHITIDDPVEKKRIATRRQLPASMTVGEPTKSDTRNRRPPPPPPTEAEESISRGSLPAPPVPQKGLPRSGSAHGSSSNEGVNVMSKSHSTEDFRRSAEEQAMYSYAYEHAFLPPLAPSSGPTPSPPPTKPQEDPTLYTEPCANAVAGFMEELKNKPQEATYEVPADESVAEFVESLATNKPKSKTESMYEVPAEESVNGFVESIAAKGRERSADNNKAGGNQDAAEYIGSNRCSDEVDDGASSSSYDSEHDYEMPPEEDHHPPELAGIAKKTRGSYDITQPAQDSAEENDYLEVVGHEDFAEHHEETSRGFETPSDDSDDSGDDYEEPLYQVYAARTLERDRTLSRDGMTTNAPDMSLEELTQGTLRNMRMLWCELPEVMKSGVLETIDPTERKRQEAMFEVITSEASYLKSLNILGSHFMDSPELQADTAQSVVEKSQQRVLFGNVKGVLEASEKFLTALRQRQRKSYVISTISDIIEEHATQYFDIYIKYCSHQVYQDRILKELGKNPRFVEAVRRLEQCSTAQCLSFQSFLVLPMQRITRLPLLVDAICHRCEEGSDEFVRTDKALKSINKVVHDCNEGARKMERMEELIALQPLIEFAVKPVALVSSNRWLLRRGEVLLVTEEFKSPLRKKIKTKPVYMFLFNDLLLMCKKKSDIKYRVLDYANRNMTKVEVANEPSIQMKYLLSLILLENSNGKTKDFLICAESETDKTRWLDAFSPPKAEHEGERVYGAWDCPQVQAIHNYTPQQPDELALHEGDVINVLRKLPDGWYHGERLCDGVQGWFPANHTENIRNEHIRARNLLQRYRLLAASKHLISATMTMKAAAKSNKSVKGIL is encoded by the exons ATGTGTGACAGCACAGATGGAGCTAGTTCTGATGGAGGGGTTAAGTCGATCACGCTTCCTACCCCTCGCCCTAAGCCACGCCCTCCAGCCAAGCCTTTAATCCTGCCGAAATCTTCCACCATTAGTACCAAGCCGCCAATCAAACCTAAGCCTGCTGTGAGAAGGGTTCCTCCACCCGCACCCAAGAAAGCACCTGAGGATGCCACAAGTCCGAAGAGAAATGAAGCAGCACCACCCCCTGTCAATGAGGTGCCACCACCACGCCCTGTTAAGCCGAGGCACTTGCAGCAAGAAGAAGTGCTGTCGAGCAATGTTGAAGTGCAAAATGAATCAAATAATGGAGTCCTCCCTTGCTCTGGGCCTATAAGTCAACCAGGAGAGCAAGAAAACCATTCACAATCAGTGgattgtaatgataatgaaGATCATGTTGATGAtatttatgatgatgttgaGTCTGTTATTCCTGATGAAAATGATACTAAAGAGAGTTTAGATATAAA GCAGCAGCCACAAATAAATATGTCTTCAAAGTCAATACCTACTGCTAAACCAAAACATCCTCCTCCAAAGAAACCACCACCTCAACTTACAAAGCCATCAACATCTTCCAAACCCCCCTTACCTTCCAAACCTCCACCAGCTTTACCAAACACTGTGAAACAAGATACTCCTCATAACTCTGAAGATTTAAAGGCTAGTAATGAGTCACCGTGTGATGCAACAAGTACTCTAGAGTCTCCAGGGCCATCACCACGTTTACGCGTCAAGTCAGACAGTGCAAGGGATGACATGGTGGATAGTGCAGTATCACAAAGGAGAG GGAAAAAGAAACCAGACTTGCCTGCTAAGCCTAAAATAATCATCCCCAAACAAGCCTCTATGGATTTAAGATGCCGGACAGTAACTTCATCAACAGCTATTG ATATTACAGATActatgaagaaaaaaaggttgaAACCGCCAGTGCCACCCCCACCATACACCCCAAAACAGTCCAAGGCATCTGTACTGGCAAGAAGAGTCTTGTTTGAGTCTAATACTAACCATCGTATTTTCG AAAAACGATTCAGCTTACCAAACTTGTCCTCACCACGATCAAAGAGTATAAATATTGGAGTTTTAGAATTTCCCTGCCCTGGGATGAGTAACCCTAGTTACTCAATGGAAGAGGACGATGGATGGCTGCACATTACCATAGATGATCCTGTTG AGAAAAAACGAATAGCGACCAGACGCCAGCTGCCTGCCTCCATGACCGTAGGAGAACCCACCAAATCAGATACTCGAAACCGtcgccccccaccccctccccccacagaAGCAGAGGAGAGCATCTCAAGGGGATCCCTCCCAGCACCGCCTGTCCCTCAGAAAGGCCTTCCAAGGTCAGGGTCAGCTCATGGCAGCAGCTCCAATGAAGGTGTCAATGTCATGTCTAAGTCACACTCTACGGAGGATTTCCGCAGAAGTGCCGAAG AGCAAGCAATGTATTCGTACGCCTATGAGCACGCCTTCCTTCCTCCTCTAGCCCCCTCCTCGGGTCCCACCCCTTCTCCACCACCCACCAAGCCTCAGGAAGACCCCACCCTGTACACAGAACCCTGTGCTAATGCTGTGGCTGGCTTTATGGAGGAGCTGAAGAATAAACCACAGGAGGCGACTTATGAGGTACCAGCTGACGAATCTGTGGCGGAATTTGTGGAATCTTTAGCTACAAATAAGCCAAAAAGCAAGACAGAGTCCATGTATGAAGTCCCAGCGGAGGAATCTGTTAATGGCTTTGTGGAGTCGATTGCTGCAAAAGGCAGAGAAAGAAGTGCTG ACAACAACAAGGCTGGTGGCAACCAAGATGCCGCAGAGTACATCGGCAGCAACAGATGTAGTGATGAAGTTGACGATG GTGCATCCTCCTCTTCATACGACTCAGAACATGACTACGAGATGCCTCCGGAGGAGGACCACCACCCCCCTGAATTAGCTGGTATTGCTAAGAAAACCAGGGGGAGTTATGACATTACACAGCCTGCGCAGGATTCTGCTGAGGAGAACGACTATCTAGAGGTAGTGGGCCACGAG GATTTCGCGGAACACCACGAGGAAACATCTAGAGGCTTTGAAACCCCTTCAG ATGATAGCGATGATAGCGGTGATGATTATGAAG AGCCACTGTACCAAGTTTATGCTGCGCGTACGCTAGAGAGAGACAGAACGCTAAGTCGCGATGGCATGACGACAAACGCCCCAGACATGTCACTAGAGGAGCTGACTCAAGGGACACTAAGGAACATGCGCATGCTCTGGTGCGAATTACCAGAG GTTATGAAGTCAGGAGTGTTGGAGACTATCGACCCGACGGAACGCAAACGGCAAGAG GCAATGTTTGAGGTGATCACTTCAGAGGCATCCTACCTCAAGAGCCTCAACATACTGGGGTCCCACTTCATGGATTCACCAGAACTTCAGGCCGATACCGCTCAGTCGGTAGTAGAGAAAAGCCAGCAAAGAGTGCTATTTGGCAACGTCAAGGGCGTTCTGGAAGCTAGCGAAAA ATTTCTCACTGCATTACGCCAGCGTCAAAGAAAGTCATACGTCATATCAACAATTAGTGACATCATTGAGGAACAT GCTACGCAGTATTTTGACATCTACATCAAGTACTGCTCTCATCAGGTCTACCAAGACAGAATATTAAAAGAACTAGG GAAAAACCCACGCTTTGTTGAGGCCGTCAGACGGCTCGAACAGTGTTCCACTGCACAGTGCTTATCTTTTCAATCATTCCTGGTGCTTCCTATGCAGAGAATCACCCGGTTACCACTACTTGTCGAT GCAATATGCCACCGCTGTGAGGAAGGAAGTGACGAATTCGTCAGAACGGACAAAGCGTTGAAATCTATCAATAAG GTGGTACACGATTGCAACGAGGGTGCTCGCAAGATGGAGAGAATGGAAGAACTGATTGCGCTTCAACCCTTGATAGAATTCGCCGTCAAG CCCGTGGCACTCGTGTCATCCAATCGCTGGCTACTGCGTCGAGGTGAAGTCCTACTTGTTACCGAGGAGTTTAAGAGCCCTTTGAGGAAGAAAATCAAGACGAAGCCAGTCTACATGTTCCTGTTTAACGATTTGCTACTTATGTGCAAAAAGAAAAG TGATATCAAATATCGCGTTCTTGACTACGCAAACCGAAATATGACCAAGGTGGAAGTAGCTAACGAGCCGTCCATCCAGATGAAATACCTGCTTTCACTCATTCTCCTGGAGAACTCTAACGGAAAAACCAAGGACTTCCTCATATGTGCAGAAAGCGA GACGGATAAAACTCGATGGCTCGACGCGTTTAGTCCACCCAAAGCCGAACACGAGGGAGAGAGAGTCTATGGAGCATGGG ATTGCCCACAAGTGCAGGCCATTCACAACTACACACCACAGCAGCCCGACGAACTGGCCTTGCACGagggtgacgtcatcaacgtACTTAGAAAGCTCCCGGATG GCTGGTACCATGGCGAGAGATTGTGTGACGGCGTTCAGGGATGGTTTCCCGCCAATCACACCGAGAACATTCGCAACGAACACATACGAGCCCGCAATCTCCTCCAGCGGTATCGCCTGCTAGCCGCCTCCAAACATCTGATTAGCGCCACCATGACAATGAAGGCTGCCGCGAAATCGAACAAGTCAGTCAAAGGCATCCTATAG
- the LOC5511250 gene encoding rho guanine nucleotide exchange factor 26 isoform X3: MCDSTDGASSDGGVKSITLPTPRPKPRPPAKPLILPKSSTISTKPPIKPKPAVRRVPPPAPKKAPEDATSPKRNEAAPPPVNEVPPPRPVKPRHLQQEEVLSSNVEVQNESNNGVLPCSGPISQPGEQENHSQSVDCNDNEDHVDDIYDDVESVIPDENDTKESLDIKQQPQINMSSKSIPTAKPKHPPPKKPPPQLTKPSTSSKPPLPSKPPPALPNTVKQDTPHNSEDLKASNESPCDATSTLESPGPSPRLRVKSDSARDDMVDSAVSQRREGKKKPDLPAKPKIIIPKQASMDLRCRTVTSSTAIDITDTMKKKRLKPPVPPPPYTPKQSKASVLARRVLFESNTNHRIFEKRFSLPNLSSPRSKSINIGVLEFPCPGMSNPSYSMEEDDGWLHITIDDPVEKKRIATRRQLPASMTVGEPTKSDTRNRRPPPPPPTEAEESISRGSLPAPPVPQKGLPRSGSAHGSSSNEGVNVMSKSHSTEDFRRSAEEQAMYSYAYEHAFLPPLAPSSGPTPSPPPTKPQEDPTLYTEPCANAVAGFMEELKNKPQEATYEVPADESVAEFVESLATNKPKSKTESMYEVPAEESVNGFVESIAAKGRERSADNNKAGGNQDAAEYIGSNRCSDEVDDGASSSSYDSEHDYEMPPEEDHHPPELAGIAKKTRGSYDITQPAQDSAEENDYLEDFAEHHEETSRGFETPSDDSDDSGDDYEEPLYQVYAARTLERDRTLSRDGMTTNAPDMSLEELTQGTLRNMRMLWCELPEVMKSGVLETIDPTERKRQEAMFEVITSEASYLKSLNILGSHFMDSPELQADTAQSVVEKSQQRVLFGNVKGVLEASEKFLTALRQRQRKSYVISTISDIIEEHATQYFDIYIKYCSHQVYQDRILKELGKNPRFVEAVRRLEQCSTAQCLSFQSFLVLPMQRITRLPLLVDAICHRCEEGSDEFVRTDKALKSINKVVHDCNEGARKMERMEELIALQPLIEFAVKPVALVSSNRWLLRRGEVLLVTEEFKSPLRKKIKTKPVYMFLFNDLLLMCKKKSDIKYRVLDYANRNMTKVEVANEPSIQMKYLLSLILLENSNGKTKDFLICAESETDKTRWLDAFSPPKAEHEGERVYGAWDCPQVQAIHNYTPQQPDELALHEGDVINVLRKLPDGWYHGERLCDGVQGWFPANHTENIRNEHIRARNLLQRYRLLAASKHLISATMTMKAAAKSNKSVKGIL; the protein is encoded by the exons ATGTGTGACAGCACAGATGGAGCTAGTTCTGATGGAGGGGTTAAGTCGATCACGCTTCCTACCCCTCGCCCTAAGCCACGCCCTCCAGCCAAGCCTTTAATCCTGCCGAAATCTTCCACCATTAGTACCAAGCCGCCAATCAAACCTAAGCCTGCTGTGAGAAGGGTTCCTCCACCCGCACCCAAGAAAGCACCTGAGGATGCCACAAGTCCGAAGAGAAATGAAGCAGCACCACCCCCTGTCAATGAGGTGCCACCACCACGCCCTGTTAAGCCGAGGCACTTGCAGCAAGAAGAAGTGCTGTCGAGCAATGTTGAAGTGCAAAATGAATCAAATAATGGAGTCCTCCCTTGCTCTGGGCCTATAAGTCAACCAGGAGAGCAAGAAAACCATTCACAATCAGTGgattgtaatgataatgaaGATCATGTTGATGAtatttatgatgatgttgaGTCTGTTATTCCTGATGAAAATGATACTAAAGAGAGTTTAGATATAAA GCAGCAGCCACAAATAAATATGTCTTCAAAGTCAATACCTACTGCTAAACCAAAACATCCTCCTCCAAAGAAACCACCACCTCAACTTACAAAGCCATCAACATCTTCCAAACCCCCCTTACCTTCCAAACCTCCACCAGCTTTACCAAACACTGTGAAACAAGATACTCCTCATAACTCTGAAGATTTAAAGGCTAGTAATGAGTCACCGTGTGATGCAACAAGTACTCTAGAGTCTCCAGGGCCATCACCACGTTTACGCGTCAAGTCAGACAGTGCAAGGGATGACATGGTGGATAGTGCAGTATCACAAAGGAGAG AAGGGAAAAAGAAACCAGACTTGCCTGCTAAGCCTAAAATAATCATCCCCAAACAAGCCTCTATGGATTTAAGATGCCGGACAGTAACTTCATCAACAGCTATTG ATATTACAGATActatgaagaaaaaaaggttgaAACCGCCAGTGCCACCCCCACCATACACCCCAAAACAGTCCAAGGCATCTGTACTGGCAAGAAGAGTCTTGTTTGAGTCTAATACTAACCATCGTATTTTCG AAAAACGATTCAGCTTACCAAACTTGTCCTCACCACGATCAAAGAGTATAAATATTGGAGTTTTAGAATTTCCCTGCCCTGGGATGAGTAACCCTAGTTACTCAATGGAAGAGGACGATGGATGGCTGCACATTACCATAGATGATCCTGTTG AGAAAAAACGAATAGCGACCAGACGCCAGCTGCCTGCCTCCATGACCGTAGGAGAACCCACCAAATCAGATACTCGAAACCGtcgccccccaccccctccccccacagaAGCAGAGGAGAGCATCTCAAGGGGATCCCTCCCAGCACCGCCTGTCCCTCAGAAAGGCCTTCCAAGGTCAGGGTCAGCTCATGGCAGCAGCTCCAATGAAGGTGTCAATGTCATGTCTAAGTCACACTCTACGGAGGATTTCCGCAGAAGTGCCGAAG AGCAAGCAATGTATTCGTACGCCTATGAGCACGCCTTCCTTCCTCCTCTAGCCCCCTCCTCGGGTCCCACCCCTTCTCCACCACCCACCAAGCCTCAGGAAGACCCCACCCTGTACACAGAACCCTGTGCTAATGCTGTGGCTGGCTTTATGGAGGAGCTGAAGAATAAACCACAGGAGGCGACTTATGAGGTACCAGCTGACGAATCTGTGGCGGAATTTGTGGAATCTTTAGCTACAAATAAGCCAAAAAGCAAGACAGAGTCCATGTATGAAGTCCCAGCGGAGGAATCTGTTAATGGCTTTGTGGAGTCGATTGCTGCAAAAGGCAGAGAAAGAAGTGCTG ACAACAACAAGGCTGGTGGCAACCAAGATGCCGCAGAGTACATCGGCAGCAACAGATGTAGTGATGAAGTTGACGATG GTGCATCCTCCTCTTCATACGACTCAGAACATGACTACGAGATGCCTCCGGAGGAGGACCACCACCCCCCTGAATTAGCTGGTATTGCTAAGAAAACCAGGGGGAGTTATGACATTACACAGCCTGCGCAGGATTCTGCTGAGGAGAACGACTATCTAGAG GATTTCGCGGAACACCACGAGGAAACATCTAGAGGCTTTGAAACCCCTTCAG ATGATAGCGATGATAGCGGTGATGATTATGAAG AGCCACTGTACCAAGTTTATGCTGCGCGTACGCTAGAGAGAGACAGAACGCTAAGTCGCGATGGCATGACGACAAACGCCCCAGACATGTCACTAGAGGAGCTGACTCAAGGGACACTAAGGAACATGCGCATGCTCTGGTGCGAATTACCAGAG GTTATGAAGTCAGGAGTGTTGGAGACTATCGACCCGACGGAACGCAAACGGCAAGAG GCAATGTTTGAGGTGATCACTTCAGAGGCATCCTACCTCAAGAGCCTCAACATACTGGGGTCCCACTTCATGGATTCACCAGAACTTCAGGCCGATACCGCTCAGTCGGTAGTAGAGAAAAGCCAGCAAAGAGTGCTATTTGGCAACGTCAAGGGCGTTCTGGAAGCTAGCGAAAA ATTTCTCACTGCATTACGCCAGCGTCAAAGAAAGTCATACGTCATATCAACAATTAGTGACATCATTGAGGAACAT GCTACGCAGTATTTTGACATCTACATCAAGTACTGCTCTCATCAGGTCTACCAAGACAGAATATTAAAAGAACTAGG GAAAAACCCACGCTTTGTTGAGGCCGTCAGACGGCTCGAACAGTGTTCCACTGCACAGTGCTTATCTTTTCAATCATTCCTGGTGCTTCCTATGCAGAGAATCACCCGGTTACCACTACTTGTCGAT GCAATATGCCACCGCTGTGAGGAAGGAAGTGACGAATTCGTCAGAACGGACAAAGCGTTGAAATCTATCAATAAG GTGGTACACGATTGCAACGAGGGTGCTCGCAAGATGGAGAGAATGGAAGAACTGATTGCGCTTCAACCCTTGATAGAATTCGCCGTCAAG CCCGTGGCACTCGTGTCATCCAATCGCTGGCTACTGCGTCGAGGTGAAGTCCTACTTGTTACCGAGGAGTTTAAGAGCCCTTTGAGGAAGAAAATCAAGACGAAGCCAGTCTACATGTTCCTGTTTAACGATTTGCTACTTATGTGCAAAAAGAAAAG TGATATCAAATATCGCGTTCTTGACTACGCAAACCGAAATATGACCAAGGTGGAAGTAGCTAACGAGCCGTCCATCCAGATGAAATACCTGCTTTCACTCATTCTCCTGGAGAACTCTAACGGAAAAACCAAGGACTTCCTCATATGTGCAGAAAGCGA GACGGATAAAACTCGATGGCTCGACGCGTTTAGTCCACCCAAAGCCGAACACGAGGGAGAGAGAGTCTATGGAGCATGGG ATTGCCCACAAGTGCAGGCCATTCACAACTACACACCACAGCAGCCCGACGAACTGGCCTTGCACGagggtgacgtcatcaacgtACTTAGAAAGCTCCCGGATG GCTGGTACCATGGCGAGAGATTGTGTGACGGCGTTCAGGGATGGTTTCCCGCCAATCACACCGAGAACATTCGCAACGAACACATACGAGCCCGCAATCTCCTCCAGCGGTATCGCCTGCTAGCCGCCTCCAAACATCTGATTAGCGCCACCATGACAATGAAGGCTGCCGCGAAATCGAACAAGTCAGTCAAAGGCATCCTATAG